The Labilithrix sp. genomic sequence GCGGCCGACGCGGCGAAGGCGGCGGCGGAGGCGGCCGACGCGCGCGCGGCGGTGACGAAGGCGGGCGTCCGCGACGAGGTGCGTCGCGAGGCGATCGCGGCGGTGGCGGCGGCGCGGGCGGACCTCGAGGAGGCGCGGGCGCGCCTCGCGCAGACGGAGCTCCGCGCGCCGGCGACGGGCACGATCGTGCGTCGCCTCGTCGAGCCGGGCGAGCAGGTGACGACGATGCCGCCGACGGTGGCGCTGAAGATCGCGGACCTCGACAAGGTCCGCCTCCGCGCGGAGATCGACGAGTCGGACGTCGCGCGCGTCGCGCCCGGCGCGAAGGCGTACGCGACCGCGGAGGCGCTCGGCGAGAAGCGCCTCGCGGGCAAGGTCGTGCGCGTCGAGCGCGAGCTCGGACGCAAGAACATCCGCACCGACGACCCACGCGCCCGCGTCGACACGCGCGTGCTCGAGGCGATCGTCGTCCTCGACGACCCGACGCCGCTCCCGCTCGGCCTCCGCGTCGACGTGCACGTCGCGCGTTAGCTGGTACGCTCGCGGCGGCATGGCTCGGTATGCGCTCTTGCTTCGCGGCGTGAACGTCGGCACCAAGAACACGCTGCCGATGGCGGAGCTCCGCAAGATGCTGGCGGCGATCGGCTGCACGGACGTGAGCACGTACCTGCAGAGCGGCAACGCCGTCTTCGAGACGAAGCTGCGGCCCACCCCGCTCGCGAAGGCGCTCGCGCCTGCGCTCGATCGCTACATGGGCCGCCCGATCGCGACGACGCTGCGGACGGAGGCGGAGCTCGCGGCGATCGTGGCGGGCAACCCGTTCGCGGACGTCATGACCGAGCCGAAGTACCTCTGCGTCACGTTCCTCGAGGAGCCGCCGGCGAAGGAGGCGCTCGCGCCGCTGCGCTCGCAGGACTTCGCGCCGGAGCGCTTCCACGTCGCGGGGAGGGAGATCTACACGTGGTACCCGAACGGGCAGGCGCGGAGCGCGCTCGCGGTCGCGCTCGCGAAGGTCCCCGCACGCGGCGCGGTCACGACGCGAAACTGGAACACGGTGACGAAGCTGCTCTCTCTTGTTCGAGAGGGGCCAGCCCCTCTCGAGCTCTCCCCGCCGGGGCCTCTCCGCGCGCGGGGCGCGCGTCGCCGCCCCGGGCCCCCGAGAGGGTAGGCCCGGGCGTTCGATCAGCGCGGGGTGACGGTGACTACGTCGCCGGTGCGTTCGGTGTGGAGGCCCTTGGCTTGGGCGATCGTCGCGAGGGCCTGGTCCCATGGCACGCGGCGGAGTTGGAGGGACACGCGGCCGGTCACCTCCGCGGGGACGACGAGGCTGACGTGGCCGACGTCGGCGAGGAGGCGGAGCACGTCGTGGATGTCGGCGTCCTTCACGTCGAGATCGATGGGGCGACCCGTTCCGTGCGCGATCGGCGGTGGCGTTTCGCCGATGCGTTTCGTCGCGAAGCGATCGGTGAGCGACGGCGCGGCGGGTCGGGAGATCTCGAGGTCGAGCTCGGGCGCGGGCGTCTGCGTGCGCGGCGTCGTGGGCGGTGGCGCATCGTTCGCGCACGCGGTCGCGGCGAGCGCGCAGGCGAGGGCCCATCCTACGTGCCTCACGGGTCGAACGTCGCGGCGTAGGCTGCTTCGTCGAAGCCGACGAGGACGGTCTTCGACGTCACGAGGACGGGGCGCTTCACGAGCTTGCCGTCTTTGGAGAGCCATAGGGCGAGGTCGGCGTCCGACGCGGCGTCGATCTTCTCCTTCCCGAGGGCGCGGTAGCTCTGGCCGCTGGT encodes the following:
- a CDS encoding efflux RND transporter periplasmic adaptor subunit, yielding AADAAKAAAEAADARAAVTKAGVRDEVRREAIAAVAAARADLEEARARLAQTELRAPATGTIVRRLVEPGEQVTTMPPTVALKIADLDKVRLRAEIDESDVARVAPGAKAYATAEALGEKRLAGKVVRVERELGRKNIRTDDPRARVDTRVLEAIVVLDDPTPLPLGLRVDVHVAR
- a CDS encoding DUF1697 domain-containing protein produces the protein MARYALLLRGVNVGTKNTLPMAELRKMLAAIGCTDVSTYLQSGNAVFETKLRPTPLAKALAPALDRYMGRPIATTLRTEAELAAIVAGNPFADVMTEPKYLCVTFLEEPPAKEALAPLRSQDFAPERFHVAGREIYTWYPNGQARSALAVALAKVPARGAVTTRNWNTVTKLLSLVREGPAPLELSPPGPLRARGARRRPGPPRG
- a CDS encoding secretin and TonB N-terminal domain-containing protein, which translates into the protein MRHVGWALACALAATACANDAPPPTTPRTQTPAPELDLEISRPAAPSLTDRFATKRIGETPPPIAHGTGRPIDLDVKDADIHDVLRLLADVGHVSLVVPAEVTGRVSLQLRRVPWDQALATIAQAKGLHTERTGDVVTVTPR